From Aquificota bacterium, one genomic window encodes:
- the rplR gene encoding 50S ribosomal protein L18: MAKLSRHEKRERRHKRIRKKIFGTPERPRLCVYRSLNAFYAQIIDDMRAHTLVSASSIDPEFVQLTGKRGGKSIQDVQKVAEILVKKALEKGIKKVVFDRGGFLYHGKIKAFADKCRELGLEF; encoded by the coding sequence ATGGCAAAGTTAAGTAGGCATGAAAAGAGAGAAAGAAGGCACAAGAGGATAAGGAAAAAGATATTTGGCACCCCAGAAAGGCCCAGGCTTTGTGTTTACAGAAGCTTAAACGCCTTCTATGCCCAGATAATAGATGATATGAGGGCCCATACTCTTGTTTCCGCCTCTTCCATAGATCCTGAATTTGTGCAGTTAACTGGCAAAAGAGGAGGAAAATCTATACAAGATGTGCAAAAAGTAGCAGAAATTTTGGTGAAAAAAGCTCTTGAAAAGGGTATAAAAAAGGTAGTTTTTGATAGAGGTGGCTTCCTCTACCACGGTAAAATAAAAGCCTTTGCAGATAAATGCAGAGAGCTTGGTCTTGAGTTTTAA
- the secY gene encoding preprotein translocase subunit SecY, protein MIEYLRQVFSLEDFRNRFFYTLFMLAIYRLGSHIPLPGVDTTALQDFFKSFEGTIFYLYDIFSGGNLGRMTLFALGVMPYISASIMMQLLTVAVPELQRLAKEEGDYGRYKINQYTRYLTLLVAFVQSLGITVWLQGQVSPKGTPVVSEPGLLFSITTIISLVASTMFLVWVGDRITEKGIGNGMSLLIFAGIVAGFPNAAIRVWSALKNGDISPFAFVGAILFVIAVVVGIVFIQEAERRIPIQHPRRQVGRQEIVGSSSYLPIKINPAGVIPIIFAQSLLIIPSTVLGFIQHPIAKAIHDAFNPTTLPYNILYVAFIFFFTYFYTAVLINPVDVADNLKKAGAFIPGIRPGQDTQKYLEHIINRLAFVGAIFLSVVAVIPIFVSMWLKVPFYFGGTTALIVVGVALDTINKLEAQLLQQKYTKYRRKVR, encoded by the coding sequence GTGATAGAGTACCTCAGGCAAGTTTTTTCTCTTGAGGACTTTAGGAATAGGTTTTTCTACACCCTTTTTATGTTGGCCATATACAGGCTCGGTAGCCATATACCCTTGCCTGGCGTGGATACTACGGCTCTTCAAGATTTCTTCAAAAGCTTTGAAGGCACCATCTTTTACCTTTACGATATATTCTCTGGTGGAAACCTTGGGAGGATGACCCTCTTTGCCCTTGGAGTCATGCCCTATATATCCGCCTCCATAATGATGCAGTTGTTGACTGTGGCTGTACCAGAACTCCAAAGGCTTGCCAAAGAAGAAGGAGACTACGGAAGGTATAAGATCAATCAATATACAAGGTATCTCACTCTTCTTGTGGCTTTTGTGCAATCTTTGGGTATAACTGTATGGCTTCAGGGGCAGGTTTCGCCTAAGGGAACGCCTGTCGTATCAGAACCAGGCCTCCTATTCTCTATAACTACTATTATTTCCTTGGTTGCATCCACCATGTTTTTGGTGTGGGTTGGAGATAGGATAACGGAGAAGGGTATAGGAAACGGTATGTCCTTACTTATATTTGCTGGTATAGTGGCTGGCTTTCCCAATGCAGCCATAAGGGTATGGAGCGCCCTTAAGAACGGTGATATATCACCCTTTGCCTTTGTAGGTGCCATCCTCTTTGTAATAGCTGTAGTAGTTGGCATAGTTTTCATACAAGAGGCGGAGAGAAGAATACCCATACAGCACCCAAGAAGGCAGGTAGGCAGGCAAGAGATAGTAGGTTCTTCCAGTTATCTTCCTATAAAGATAAATCCAGCGGGAGTAATACCTATAATCTTTGCCCAATCCCTACTTATAATACCCTCCACAGTCCTTGGCTTTATACAACACCCTATAGCCAAAGCCATACATGATGCCTTTAACCCTACCACACTACCATACAACATACTCTATGTAGCCTTTATATTTTTCTTCACCTACTTTTATACTGCAGTGCTTATAAACCCTGTTGATGTGGCGGATAATTTAAAGAAGGCGGGAGCCTTTATACCAGGTATAAGGCCTGGCCAAGATACACAAAAGTATTTGGAGCATATAATAAACAGACTTGCTTTCGTGGGAGCCATTTTCCTCAGTGTAGTAGCAGTAATACCCATATTTGTAAGCATGTGGCTAAAGGTGCCCTTCTATTTTGGTGGTACAACTGCTCTTATAGTGGTAGGCGTAGCCCTTGATACTATAAACAAGCTTGAAGCCCAACTACTCCAGCAAAAGTACACCAAGTATAGGAGGAAGGTAAGGTGA
- the rpsH gene encoding 30S ribosomal protein S8, with protein MDPIADMFSAIKNAIQRRMDYVDVPSSKLKEAILELLKKEGYIKDWERLEEEKKGTQYKLRIHLKYVDPKKERNVISGLEKVSKPGRRIYTPKHKIPYVKRGFGIAILSTDAGIITDHEARKLGKGGELIAYVW; from the coding sequence ATGGACCCTATAGCAGATATGTTCTCCGCTATAAAGAACGCCATACAAAGGCGCATGGATTATGTGGATGTGCCATCTTCAAAGCTAAAGGAGGCAATTCTTGAGCTTCTCAAGAAGGAAGGCTATATAAAGGATTGGGAAAGGTTGGAAGAGGAGAAGAAAGGCACCCAATACAAGCTAAGGATACACCTTAAGTATGTGGACCCCAAAAAAGAAAGGAATGTTATATCTGGGCTTGAAAAGGTGTCAAAGCCAGGGAGAAGGATATATACTCCAAAGCATAAAATACCTTATGTCAAAAGAGGCTTTGGTATAGCCATACTCTCCACCGATGCGGGAATTATCACAGACCATGAGGCCCGTAAGCTTGGCAAAGGTGGAGAGCTTATAGCTTATGTATGGTGA
- the infA gene encoding translation initiation factor IF-1 → MGKKKGEEKPKEKGIVLEGEVLEALPNAMFRVRLETGHEVLAHVSGKMRIHFIRILPGDKVKVELSPYDLTRGRIIYRG, encoded by the coding sequence ATGGGTAAGAAGAAAGGAGAAGAAAAACCCAAAGAGAAAGGCATAGTGCTTGAGGGTGAAGTTTTAGAGGCCTTGCCCAACGCCATGTTTAGGGTAAGGTTAGAAACAGGCCATGAAGTACTTGCCCATGTATCTGGTAAAATGCGTATCCACTTTATAAGGATACTACCGGGTGATAAGGTAAAGGTAGAGCTATCCCCTTATGACCTTACAAGGGGTAGGATCATCTACAGAGGATGA
- the rplN gene encoding 50S ribosomal protein L14, producing the protein MIQRQSYANVADNSGAKKVQIIGIPYAPRKYATVGDVVTVTVKVAAPNSPAKKGKVYRAVVVRTKKEVRRPDGSYIKFDDNAVVLLNQYGEPLGTRILGPIAREVRNRGFTKLASLAPEVV; encoded by the coding sequence ATGATACAAAGACAAAGCTATGCTAATGTAGCGGATAACTCGGGTGCTAAAAAGGTGCAGATAATAGGCATACCTTATGCACCAAGAAAGTATGCCACCGTGGGTGATGTGGTCACCGTAACAGTTAAGGTGGCTGCACCCAATAGCCCTGCAAAGAAGGGTAAAGTTTACAGGGCTGTGGTGGTAAGGACAAAAAAGGAAGTAAGGCGCCCAGATGGTAGCTATATAAAGTTTGATGACAATGCAGTGGTTTTGCTAAATCAGTATGGAGAGCCACTTGGGACACGTATATTGGGGCCCATTGCAAGAGAAGTGAGAAATAGAGGCTTTACCAAGTTGGCATCTTTGGCTCCGGAGGTGGTGTGA
- the rplX gene encoding 50S ribosomal protein L24, with protein sequence MAQKIKKGDTVVVMRGREKGKTGEVIKVLREENRVIVKDVNLVKKHVKEIPNVREGGIYEIEAPIHISNVMLLCPKCQRPTRVGIRTLVEGDTIRKYRYCKKCNENIDLVKEKVRVKR encoded by the coding sequence ATGGCTCAGAAGATAAAAAAGGGTGATACAGTTGTGGTTATGAGGGGCAGAGAAAAAGGAAAGACAGGAGAAGTTATAAAGGTACTCAGGGAAGAAAACAGAGTAATAGTAAAGGATGTGAACCTTGTAAAAAAGCATGTAAAGGAAATTCCCAATGTTAGAGAGGGTGGTATATACGAAATAGAGGCTCCCATTCATATTAGCAATGTGATGCTCCTTTGTCCCAAGTGCCAAAGGCCTACCAGGGTAGGCATAAGAACCCTTGTAGAAGGAGATACTATAAGGAAGTACAGGTACTGTAAAAAATGCAACGAAAACATTGACCTTGTGAAAGAAAAAGTGAGGGTTAAGAGATGA
- the rpsD gene encoding 30S ribosomal protein S4 has protein sequence MGRYIGPQIRHDRRFGVVVSGKASAPKILARRNFPPGQHGRTKGRRRKLTEYGLRLMEKQKLKFLYGGLREKQFKRYFDEASRSKGNTGQVLLQLLERRLDNVVYRLGFASTRRQARQWVAHGHFLVNGKKVNIPSYRVEPGDIIEVKPTSRDIPQLLENLQKVDPRSIPPWLELDKDNFRGKVLDLPKDIQLEVPINLQYIIEFYSRV, from the coding sequence ATGGGTAGGTATATAGGACCACAGATAAGACACGATAGAAGGTTTGGAGTTGTTGTATCAGGGAAAGCAAGCGCTCCAAAGATATTAGCAAGAAGGAACTTCCCACCAGGACAGCATGGAAGGACAAAAGGTAGAAGAAGGAAGCTTACCGAGTATGGTCTCCGTCTTATGGAGAAACAAAAGCTTAAGTTCCTGTATGGAGGCCTAAGAGAAAAGCAATTCAAGAGATACTTTGACGAGGCTTCTCGCTCAAAAGGTAATACTGGCCAGGTACTCCTCCAATTACTTGAAAGAAGACTGGACAACGTAGTTTATAGGCTTGGCTTTGCTTCTACAAGAAGGCAGGCAAGGCAGTGGGTAGCCCATGGCCACTTCTTGGTAAACGGTAAAAAGGTAAACATACCATCCTACAGGGTTGAACCAGGAGATATAATTGAAGTAAAGCCTACATCAAGGGACATTCCTCAACTTCTTGAAAACCTTCAAAAGGTGGACCCAAGAAGCATACCTCCATGGCTTGAACTGGACAAAGACAACTTTAGAGGAAAGGTGCTTGACTTGCCTAAGGACATTCAGCTTGAAGTGCCGATAAACCTTCAGTACATCATAGAGTTCTATTCAAGAGTATAA
- the rplF gene encoding 50S ribosomal protein L6, with translation MSRIGKKPIEIPQNVKVSLQNGEIKVEGPKGKLSMRIHPDIKVSIENNVIKVERPTDQPFHRAMHGTTAALIRNMIKGVTEGYTKVLEVVGLGYRAAVKGNNLELSLGLSHPVIYPIPPDIKIEVKENKIYVSGIDKERVGQVCAQIRAFRKPDAYKGKGIRYEGEVLRLKAGKAAGKGKGGKK, from the coding sequence ATGTCAAGAATAGGTAAAAAACCCATAGAGATACCACAGAACGTAAAGGTAAGCCTTCAAAATGGAGAGATCAAAGTAGAAGGTCCAAAGGGCAAGCTCTCTATGAGAATACACCCAGACATAAAGGTTTCCATTGAAAACAACGTGATAAAAGTGGAAAGGCCCACGGACCAACCCTTCCATAGGGCAATGCACGGCACCACCGCAGCCCTTATAAGGAACATGATAAAAGGAGTTACAGAGGGCTATACCAAAGTGCTTGAAGTGGTTGGACTTGGATACAGGGCTGCAGTAAAAGGGAATAACTTGGAGCTAAGCTTGGGACTTTCTCATCCGGTAATATATCCCATACCGCCCGATATTAAGATTGAGGTAAAGGAAAATAAGATATACGTTAGCGGTATAGATAAGGAGAGAGTTGGTCAAGTTTGTGCGCAGATAAGAGCCTTTAGAAAACCCGATGCATACAAAGGTAAAGGTATACGTTATGAAGGCGAAGTGCTAAGGCTCAAGGCTGGTAAGGCTGCTGGAAAAGGAAAGGGTGGTAAGAAGTAA
- the rplO gene encoding 50S ribosomal protein L15, translating to MKLHELAPNEGATKEKRRVGRGIGSGLGKTCGKGHKGQKTRSGDRRLPSWFEGGQTPLHKRIPKRGFRPLNKVEYSVVNLRTLEKYFESGEEVTPEKLLERGLVKKGLPVKVLGDGELTKALKVKAHAFSQSAREKIQALGGTCEEIR from the coding sequence ATGAAGCTGCATGAATTGGCACCCAACGAAGGAGCTACAAAGGAAAAGAGAAGGGTAGGAAGAGGTATAGGTTCCGGCCTTGGAAAGACCTGTGGTAAGGGCCACAAGGGTCAAAAGACACGTTCGGGAGATAGAAGATTGCCTTCGTGGTTTGAAGGCGGACAAACGCCATTACACAAAAGGATTCCCAAGAGAGGCTTTAGGCCTTTAAATAAGGTGGAATACTCGGTAGTAAACCTTAGGACCCTTGAGAAATACTTTGAATCTGGTGAAGAGGTAACGCCAGAAAAGCTACTGGAAAGAGGTCTTGTGAAGAAAGGCTTGCCCGTAAAAGTGCTTGGCGATGGAGAACTTACAAAGGCGCTCAAAGTAAAGGCTCATGCCTTCTCACAATCCGCAAGGGAAAAGATTCAAGCCCTTGGTGGTACCTGTGAGGAGATAAGGTGA
- the rpsE gene encoding 30S ribosomal protein S5 produces the protein MGGISIEKLIDNKRREQRIAEIEDQLQIEERLIYAKRTTRVTKGGKRFSFSALVIVGDKRGYVGFGLGKAREVPIAIAKAIEDGKKHIIRVPIENGTVPHDVIGHYGPTMIKVIPARRGTGIVAGGAAKPIFELAGYTDVLTKLQGSTNPNNVVRAVFDALLKLRSLEEVAKERGIDPEVLRKRYHIYARDLRIP, from the coding sequence ATGGGCGGCATATCCATTGAGAAACTTATTGACAACAAAAGGAGAGAGCAGAGGATAGCAGAGATTGAAGACCAGCTACAGATAGAAGAAAGACTCATATATGCCAAGAGGACCACAAGAGTCACCAAAGGTGGAAAAAGGTTTTCTTTTAGCGCCCTTGTCATAGTAGGAGACAAAAGAGGCTATGTAGGCTTTGGACTTGGAAAGGCAAGGGAAGTTCCCATAGCTATAGCCAAGGCAATAGAAGACGGGAAAAAGCACATTATAAGAGTTCCCATTGAAAACGGTACAGTCCCCCACGATGTTATTGGGCATTATGGGCCAACTATGATAAAGGTAATACCTGCAAGGCGTGGAACTGGTATAGTGGCTGGTGGTGCTGCCAAACCCATCTTTGAACTGGCAGGATACACGGACGTGCTTACCAAGCTACAAGGTAGCACAAACCCAAACAATGTGGTAAGAGCTGTTTTTGATGCCCTTTTGAAGCTTAGGTCCTTGGAAGAGGTGGCAAAGGAAAGAGGCATAGACCCAGAAGTATTGAGGAAAAGATACCACATATACGCAAGAGACCTGCGTATACCCTAA
- the rpmJ gene encoding 50S ribosomal protein L36, which yields MKVKPSVKPICAKCKVIRRKGRVMVICENPKHKQRQG from the coding sequence ATGAAGGTTAAACCTTCCGTGAAGCCCATATGTGCCAAGTGTAAGGTGATTAGAAGAAAGGGAAGAGTTATGGTAATATGCGAAAACCCAAAACACAAGCAAAGGCAAGGCTAA
- the rplT gene encoding 50S ribosomal protein L20, with amino-acid sequence MRVKGPSSRKFKKKILKLAKGFRGQRKNVYRRAKEYVFRALQYQYRDRRQRKRQFRRLWIARINAAVRPYGLSYSRFINGLSKAGINLNRKVLADMAVRDPEGFAQIVNKVKEALAQPV; translated from the coding sequence ATGCGTGTAAAGGGTCCCTCTTCAAGGAAGTTTAAGAAGAAGATCCTCAAGCTTGCCAAGGGCTTTAGAGGTCAGAGGAAGAATGTTTACAGAAGGGCAAAGGAGTATGTCTTTAGGGCTTTGCAATATCAATATAGGGACAGAAGGCAAAGGAAAAGGCAATTTAGAAGGCTTTGGATTGCTCGTATAAACGCAGCAGTAAGACCTTATGGACTATCCTACAGCAGGTTTATAAATGGACTTTCAAAGGCTGGTATAAACTTGAATAGAAAGGTGCTTGCAGATATGGCAGTAAGAGACCCAGAAGGCTTTGCCCAGATTGTAAACAAGGTGAAGGAAGCCCTCGCCCAGCCTGTATGA
- the map gene encoding type I methionyl aminopeptidase: MAVELYSFKEIEKIKRACDVVVEVLQAVAKAVRPGISAYELDLIAREETKKRGAKPAFLNYKPPFSDERFPASLCVSINEAVVHGIPKKEQIIKEGDIVSLDFGAYVDGYAGDSAITIAVGEVSKEKEMLMKATKEALQEAVKACVPGNWVSDIVDAIYRVAKKYGVYPLKNLGGHGIGRKVHEDPFIPNHPATLAQEKRDYKLRQGMVLAIEPMLSLGTEEIAHDGDRWTVITADRSPSAHYEYVVAVTKQGPIVLTEFKDG; encoded by the coding sequence ATGGCGGTTGAGCTTTACTCCTTTAAGGAGATTGAAAAGATAAAAAGGGCTTGTGATGTGGTGGTGGAGGTTCTTCAGGCAGTAGCCAAGGCCGTAAGGCCTGGAATTTCTGCCTACGAGCTTGACCTTATAGCAAGGGAAGAAACTAAAAAGAGAGGGGCAAAGCCAGCCTTTCTAAACTATAAGCCTCCCTTTAGCGATGAAAGATTCCCTGCAAGCCTATGCGTATCCATAAACGAAGCTGTGGTGCATGGAATTCCTAAAAAAGAGCAGATAATAAAAGAGGGTGATATCGTAAGCCTTGACTTTGGAGCTTATGTGGATGGTTATGCAGGGGACTCTGCAATTACTATAGCAGTGGGAGAGGTTAGCAAGGAAAAGGAAATGCTTATGAAGGCTACAAAAGAAGCCTTACAAGAGGCCGTTAAGGCGTGCGTCCCAGGGAACTGGGTTTCTGATATAGTGGATGCCATATACAGGGTGGCCAAGAAGTATGGGGTTTATCCTCTGAAAAACCTTGGAGGGCATGGTATAGGTAGAAAGGTGCATGAAGACCCCTTTATCCCAAACCATCCAGCCACCTTAGCACAGGAAAAGAGAGATTATAAGCTAAGGCAAGGCATGGTTCTTGCCATTGAACCCATGCTATCCCTTGGAACAGAAGAAATAGCCCACGATGGGGACCGTTGGACTGTTATAACGGCAGATAGAAGTCCTTCGGCCCACTATGAGTATGTGGTTGCTGTAACTAAGCAAGGGCCAATAGTATTAACGGAGTTTAAGGATGGGTAA
- the rplE gene encoding 50S ribosomal protein L5, whose protein sequence is MPRLYIKYKEEVVPQLINRFGYKNPMEVPKIVKIVVNMGVGEAVGDIKQLERAMEDLRAITGQQPAVRRAKKSEAGFKLRKGMPVGLKVTLRKERMWDFLDKLISVALPRVKDFKGLNPRSFDGRGNYAFGIAEQIVFPEIDYEKVDAIRGMDIIIHTTAKKDEEAFWLLSLLGLPIRSVGG, encoded by the coding sequence GTGCCAAGGCTTTATATTAAGTACAAGGAAGAAGTGGTCCCACAGCTAATAAACCGCTTTGGCTACAAAAATCCTATGGAAGTGCCAAAGATAGTCAAAATAGTGGTAAATATGGGCGTGGGTGAGGCTGTGGGAGATATTAAACAGCTTGAAAGGGCTATGGAGGACCTAAGGGCCATTACAGGGCAACAGCCAGCTGTAAGGAGGGCAAAAAAGTCTGAGGCAGGTTTTAAGCTAAGGAAGGGTATGCCCGTAGGCCTAAAGGTTACGCTCAGAAAGGAAAGGATGTGGGACTTCCTTGATAAGCTTATATCTGTGGCTTTGCCAAGGGTTAAGGACTTTAAGGGGCTAAACCCAAGGTCCTTTGATGGAAGGGGAAACTACGCCTTTGGTATTGCGGAGCAGATAGTCTTCCCAGAGATTGACTACGAAAAGGTGGATGCCATAAGGGGTATGGACATAATAATCCATACAACGGCAAAGAAGGATGAGGAGGCCTTTTGGCTACTTTCTCTCCTCGGACTTCCCATAAGGAGTGTAGGAGGTTAA
- the rpsK gene encoding 30S ribosomal protein S11 codes for MAKKKQQAKKQKRTVTEGIVHILSTFNNTIVTITDKQGNTLVWESGGTVGFKGTRKSTPYAAQLAAQKAAKRAIQEYGLQEAEVRIKGAGAGRESALRAIHAAGIKIKAIRDVTPIPHNGCRPPAKRRV; via the coding sequence ATGGCAAAGAAGAAGCAACAAGCAAAAAAGCAAAAGAGGACTGTAACAGAAGGTATAGTGCATATACTTAGCACCTTTAATAATACTATTGTGACCATAACGGACAAGCAGGGCAATACATTAGTGTGGGAAAGCGGCGGAACGGTTGGCTTTAAAGGCACAAGGAAAAGCACACCCTATGCAGCACAACTTGCAGCCCAAAAGGCAGCCAAAAGAGCCATCCAAGAGTATGGTCTTCAGGAAGCAGAAGTAAGGATTAAAGGTGCTGGTGCAGGTAGGGAATCTGCCCTTAGGGCCATACACGCAGCTGGTATAAAGATAAAGGCCATAAGGGACGTTACTCCAATTCCTCACAATGGATGCAGACCACCTGCAAAGAGGAGGGTTTGA
- a CDS encoding adenylate kinase, whose product MIVVFLGPPGSGKGTQAKRLSQEMSMLHISTGDLLREAVKKGTPLGKRAKEYMDRGELVPDEVVISLIEEVMPKDGGFILDGFPRTVPQAIALEEMLKKYGRDIDKVVLFEISEEAVVDRLSGRLTCSVCGAVYHVMYNPPKQEGVCDLCGGKLIQRDDDKEEVVRRRFKVYKEQTQPLVEFYEKRHKLIRLDATKDVEEVHSRLLEVLKDGG is encoded by the coding sequence GTGATAGTGGTATTTCTTGGACCCCCTGGGTCTGGCAAAGGTACGCAGGCAAAAAGATTATCTCAAGAGATGAGTATGCTTCACATATCTACTGGCGACCTGCTAAGAGAAGCGGTGAAAAAAGGTACTCCCCTTGGTAAAAGGGCAAAGGAATACATGGACAGGGGAGAACTTGTTCCCGATGAGGTGGTAATATCACTTATAGAAGAGGTCATGCCCAAAGATGGTGGATTTATCTTGGATGGCTTTCCAAGAACTGTGCCGCAGGCCATAGCCCTTGAGGAAATGCTTAAAAAATACGGAAGGGACATAGATAAAGTAGTGCTTTTTGAGATTTCTGAAGAAGCAGTAGTGGATAGGCTTTCTGGGAGGTTAACATGCTCTGTGTGTGGTGCTGTCTATCATGTAATGTACAACCCGCCAAAGCAAGAAGGTGTATGCGACCTCTGCGGTGGCAAGCTGATACAAAGAGATGATGATAAAGAGGAAGTAGTACGCAGAAGGTTTAAAGTCTATAAAGAACAAACACAGCCACTTGTTGAATTTTACGAAAAAAGGCATAAGTTAATTAGATTGGATGCCACAAAAGATGTGGAAGAGGTGCATAGCAGGCTTTTAGAGGTATTGAAGGATGGCGGTTGA
- the rpmD gene encoding 50S ribosomal protein L30, with translation MAKLRVKLVRGLAGKPESQIKAVKSLGLRKTGQEVILEDNPMVRGNIRKAIHLLEVEEVEG, from the coding sequence ATGGCAAAGTTGAGAGTAAAGCTTGTAAGGGGATTGGCTGGAAAGCCAGAATCTCAAATAAAGGCGGTTAAAAGCCTTGGCCTTAGAAAAACTGGCCAGGAGGTAATACTTGAGGATAACCCTATGGTTAGAGGAAATATACGTAAAGCTATCCACCTTCTTGAGGTGGAGGAGGTAGAAGGATGA
- the rpsM gene encoding 30S ribosomal protein S13 has translation MARIAGVDLPDGKKLEVALTYLYGIGWARAREICEKTGIPCTKRLGELTPEELNTIRKFIEQNYTVEGDLRREVQMNIKKLIDMGCYRGIRHVRGLPVRGQQTRTNARTRKGKRKTVGGTKKKIVK, from the coding sequence ATGGCAAGGATAGCAGGCGTTGACCTTCCTGACGGCAAAAAGCTGGAAGTGGCCCTTACCTACCTTTATGGCATCGGTTGGGCAAGGGCAAGGGAAATATGTGAAAAAACTGGTATTCCATGCACAAAAAGGCTTGGAGAGCTAACCCCAGAAGAGCTTAACACCATACGTAAGTTTATAGAACAAAACTATACAGTGGAAGGAGACCTAAGAAGAGAAGTGCAGATGAACATCAAAAAGCTTATAGATATGGGATGCTATAGAGGTATAAGGCACGTTAGAGGCCTCCCAGTTAGAGGACAACAGACAAGGACCAATGCAAGAACAAGGAAGGGCAAGAGGAAAACAGTGGGAGGCACAAAGAAGAAGATAGTTAAGTAA
- the pheS gene encoding phenylalanine--tRNA ligase subunit alpha, whose amino-acid sequence MIDLKSLEEELKGDLHKVESLTQLQGIKAKYIGKSGFITQAIANIKNVPPEERREYGQRVNKLKEYAEELIRKKEEELKKLELEKRLSQEWLDLSVVLEPSFGTYHPLTKTLKRIKDIFVSMGFSVMEGPEVELEEYNFDKLNIPKDHPARDMQDTFYVNKEGYLLRTHTSPVQIRTMLSQKPPIYMIAPGKVYRRDDDPTHSPMFHQVEGLAVDKYINFGHMKYTIETFLKEFFEVDVPVRFRASYFPFTEPSAEVDIGCVICGGEGCRVCKESGWLEVMGCGMVHPAVLENCHIDPEVYQGFAFGMGVERLAMLYFGIDNIKLFFENDLRFLKQF is encoded by the coding sequence ATGATAGACCTAAAAAGCTTAGAAGAAGAGTTGAAAGGGGACCTACATAAGGTAGAGTCCCTTACTCAGCTACAGGGTATAAAGGCTAAGTATATAGGTAAAAGTGGATTTATAACTCAAGCAATCGCCAACATAAAGAATGTGCCACCAGAAGAAAGAAGAGAATATGGGCAAAGGGTAAATAAGCTAAAGGAGTATGCGGAAGAGTTAATAAGAAAAAAGGAAGAGGAGCTAAAGAAGCTTGAGCTTGAAAAAAGGCTATCGCAAGAGTGGCTTGACCTCTCGGTAGTTCTTGAGCCTTCCTTTGGCACATACCACCCACTAACTAAAACACTCAAGAGGATAAAGGACATATTTGTAAGCATGGGCTTTTCTGTTATGGAAGGCCCAGAGGTGGAGCTAGAGGAGTACAACTTTGACAAGCTAAACATCCCAAAGGACCACCCAGCGAGGGATATGCAAGACACATTCTATGTAAACAAAGAGGGCTACCTTTTGAGGACTCACACTTCACCAGTACAGATAAGAACTATGCTATCCCAAAAGCCGCCCATATACATGATAGCTCCAGGCAAAGTATACAGAAGGGATGATGACCCAACCCATTCGCCCATGTTCCATCAGGTAGAAGGTCTGGCAGTGGATAAGTACATAAACTTTGGCCATATGAAGTACACCATAGAAACCTTTCTTAAAGAGTTTTTTGAGGTGGATGTGCCTGTACGTTTTAGGGCCTCTTACTTTCCTTTTACAGAGCCTTCTGCCGAAGTGGATATTGGGTGTGTTATATGTGGTGGTGAGGGTTGTAGGGTTTGTAAAGAATCTGGCTGGCTTGAGGTGATGGGGTGTGGTATGGTGCATCCTGCAGTGCTTGAAAACTGCCATATTGACCCAGAGGTCTATCAGGGCTTTGCCTTTGGTATGGGAGTAGAAAGGCTTGCCATGTTATACTTTGGCATAGATAACATAAAGCTCTTCTTTGAAAACGACCTGAGATTTCTAAAACAGTTTTAG
- a CDS encoding type Z 30S ribosomal protein S14, with the protein MPRKAKVAKDVKHFPKYVVRQKNRCPLCGRPRGFIRQFGMCRLCFRELALKGELPGVRKASW; encoded by the coding sequence ATGCCAAGAAAAGCAAAAGTGGCAAAAGATGTAAAGCATTTTCCTAAGTATGTGGTAAGGCAAAAAAACAGATGCCCTCTATGTGGCAGGCCAAGGGGTTTTATAAGGCAGTTTGGTATGTGCAGGCTTTGTTTTAGGGAGCTTGCTCTTAAGGGTGAGCTTCCAGGTGTAAGGAAAGCAAGCTGGTAA